Genomic window (Tepidisphaeraceae bacterium):
GGACGGCAAGCCCGTCGATGTCCGCAATACCCTCTTCGGCTTCCGCGAGTTGGCGGTGGACGGCCGACACGTGACGATCAACGGCATTCGCTGGCGGCCGCACATGTGGAACGCGTGGGGACCCACGGGTTCGGCTGCGGCGCTGGACGAGTACTTCCGCTGGAACAACCGCGGCATGCGCATGAACGCCCTCGACACTGAGGTGTTCGACCGCAGCGGCATCCCCGGCCGCATGAGTTCAGCGTGGGAGGGGATGTTCGGCAACGTCGCGCTGGAGAACCCGCGGATGTGGGAGAACTGGAAGCTCCACATCGCCCAGCAGGTCAAGGCACATCGGAACAGCCCGAGCATCTGGAACTGGGAGGTCGGTAACGAGGTCGGCATGATCACCGGCCGGCTCTTCTTCGGCGACAAGATCGCCAAGCACGAGAAGCAGATGGCCGAGGTCGTCGAGGTGGCAAGGCAGCTCGACCCGACCCGGCTTGCGGTCGAGAGCGGCGCCGGCGATTTCGGCGGGCTCAACGAGGTGAACAGCTGGCACTATATGACCGGCGAGTTCAGGACGCCGCGAGAGTTCTACGAGTACAACATCGGTGCGGTGTCGCAGAAGCGCGAGGGCGACATGCAGACCCTCTACCGTTGGGATGGGAACCGCCCGCAGATTCAAGGCGAGGAGTTCTACTTTCCCGGCATGGGCAACTTTGCGTGGTTCGGTGGCCCGAAGGTCTACCGCGGCAAGCAGTTCCGCGACGCTGCCGGCGGCAAGTATGGTCGCATCTACACCGAGGGCGGCCGCTGGCAAGACGTGTACATGTTGAATCCCTGCACTGGGCCGCTGCCGACGATCGAGAAGTCGATGGCGGCTCAGGCGGTGTTCATCCGGGAGTACAACAGCGCCTTCTATCCTGAGGCAACGGTGACGCGGACGATCAAGGTCTTCAACGACACGCGCTCGAACGCGACGCTCGACTTCCGCTGGCGCGTCGAGTTCAACGGGAACGTCGCCGACCAAGGTCAGAAGTCGTACGAGTTAAAGGCGGGCCTGAATCAGGAAGACACGATAACGGTCCGTATGCCGTCGGTGCAGGAGCGCACGGACGGCAAGCTCATTCTCGAGTTGTTCAACGGCGAGACGCGCGTCTTTGAAGACAGCCGGGCCATTGCCGTGCTGCCCGCTGCGGCGCCTGCCGCACTGTCGGCCGAGACGCTGGCCGTGTTCGATCCCCAAGGCAAGGTGGTGGGATGGCTCCAGCAGCGCAAGGCGCCGATGGCCGCTATTGACGATCTGGGCGCGATCCCGGCCGGCGCGAAAACCCTGCTCGTCGGGCCCGGTGCCATCACGGCCGAGAATCATCAGTCCGTTGCAGCGGCGTTGCGACAGTTCGTCTCCGCCGGGAACACCGCTATTGTGCTGGAGCAGGCCAACCCGCTTCGCGAGGCGGACTTGCCCGTCGCTGGCATCCTGCTCGCCGGTAAGGAGAAGGGCAAAGCGGCTCGCCCCGAGTGGGAGAAGGTCGGCGGCCATACCGGTGCGATCGCTCACCCGATGGCGCTCGCACACCCCGTGCTGAACGGGCTGTCCCCCGACGACTTCTTCACGTGGGCCGGCGCCGATCAGCTCAACTACCGTCTGAGTTACGCTACGCCGCCCAGCGGGTCGGTCAATCTGATCCAAGCAGGTGAAGACCTGTCGCTGGCCCCCATGTTCGAACTGTTGGTCGGTCGCGGATCGTATCTGCTGAGCCAATTGCTGGTCGGCGACAAACTGGGATCGGATCCGGTTGCCGATCGCCTGCTGACCAACGCCCTGAGCTGGGCCGCCGCACGCGCAAACGCCACGGCGACGCGGACGGTCGTGGTCGCCGGTGACCCGGCGTTCGCCGCGTACGTCGATGGTCTTGGCATCGCGCAGGAGAAGAGCCCGGACGTGAAGGCGGCGCTGGCCCTAGATGCGAACGTGTTAGTCGTGTCCGCCACACCGGCGAACCTGCGAGCGCTGCTCGATAACGCGCCGGCCGTCCAAGCAATGGCTGAACGTGGCGGCTGGATCATGCTCGCCGGGCTTGATGAAGCGGGCCTGGCCGCCTTCAGCAAGCTGGTCGGCATCCAACACCGCATCCGCCCATTCCGCAAGGAAAGTGCGCTCATCGACGCGATGGACGACGCCCTCACCATGGGCATCTCCGACCGCGACGTGCAGCAGATCGATCCGGAGGTGATCATGCCTTGGACCGGCACGCATCGCGTTTCGGGCAAGTTGTTCAGCAACGTCGTGGACGCCTCCGACGAGATCGCCTCGTTCGCGAAGGTCGGTAGCTTGAAGGAGGGCAGCGACCTGCCGCTGACCGACGGGCTGACAGCACAGACCTTCTGGCGCTACACTCAGTATCTCTCCGCAGACGGCGGGGAACAGGTGACGTTGGAGCTCGATCGTCCGGACACGATCAAGGCGATCGAACTGTGGCAGAGCGATGCCTACATTTGGGCGAAGGACATCGAGGTTCTCCTCGACGGCACGGCGGTGACGCAGTTCACCCTGAAGGACCAGATCGGCTGGCAAACGATCGAGCTCCCGCCGACGCAGGCGAAGCAGATCGCCATCAAGCTGCTCTCGACCTACCCGCCCGCGAAGGAGGTCAGCAACCAGCTGGTGACATTCGACGAGTTGCGCATCCGTCGCGAGTTGCCGGCAGACCATGCCAAGCGGGTGATTCCGCTCACGACGCCCTGCGGAATCGTGAAGTACCCGATCGGCAAAGGTGGCGTTCTGCTGAACCAGGTGCGCTACGATGGCGACGACCTGCCGGAGAACCTGGCGAAGAAGAAGTTGCTGTTCTCGGCGCTGCTGCGGAACCTGGGCTCGACCTTCAGCCAGTGATGGGGACGCCGGGGGCCACAGCCTAAGCGTGTGATCCAATGCGCCCGGCCCCACCCTCTGGGCTAGGCGCGCAAACGCCCGCGATTGGTCGGCGTTCACGTCGCGCGCAACCGCGATTGCCGTCGGTACGTCGTCGGCGTCATGCCGAAGTGCTTGCGGAAAGTCGCGCTGAAGAGCTTAGGGTTTGCGTATCCGCTGCGCTCGGCGACGTCGGGCATCGGCAGGTCGGTGGTCGCCAGCAGCCGCTTGGCCTGCTCGGCGCGGGCGCGGTGGATCTCCTGAAGGATGCTGCGTCCCAGCAACGTGCGGAATCGCCGCTCGAGCCACCGGCGACTCACCGGAACGGCGCGTAGCACATCGCCCACGCCCAGCCCGTCGCCAGCGCGCGTGCGGACGAAGCGGACGGCATCGGCGACGGCGGGCTCGTCGACGGCGAGCACGTCGGTGCTCTGGCGCGCGATAACCCCAATGGGCGGCACCTCGATCGGACGTCGCGGCGGCTTGGCTCCCTGCATCAGGCGGTCCAACAGCCCTGCCGCCTCGTACCCGATGCGGTCGGCCGCCAGCGCGACGCTGCTGAGCGCCGGATAGGCCGAGGCGCACAGCGGCTCGTCGTTCTCCACGCCGATCAGCGCCACGTCCTCTGGCACGCGAATGCCGTGCGAGCGGCAGACCTCGGCGACCTCCCACGCGCGGTGGTCGTGCGCCGCCAGCAAGCCGATCGGCTTGGGGCAGTCGCTCAGCCATCGCCACAGCGCCACCGCGTCGGCCGGTCGCTCAAACCTTTCGGAGCCAAGGCGGTAACGCTCGAAATCGTACAGGTGAAACGACATGCCCGCCGCGTGCGCTGCCGCCGACATCAATGGGGAGAAACTGTTGTGCCAGCCATACCCAGCGTAACCGACATGCCGCAGGCCGCGCGACGCGAAGTGCTCGACGGCCAAGTCCACCACAAGCGTTTCGGGCGTGCCGACCGAGGGAACGTTTTGGTAATCGAGCGACGCGCTAACTACTGGGACTGCAAGTTCACGCAAACGATCGAACACGCTGGCGTCGGCCAATTGGGTGACGACGGCGTCCGGCTTCCAGAGGCGTAGCGCCTCGAGCGGCACGTCTTCGGGCGCCAGGTGCCGAAACGCCCAGTCCACCGTGGCTGACTGCGCGTATGCCGTCGCCCCGCGCAGCACGCCGCGCCCATACGCCCCGTCCAACCGCAGCATCAGCAAGATTGACCGTGCCACGACCCCACCATACAGCCGTTGTCGCGATTACGGAAAATTTTTGCGCGTTTCAGCCAAGCCATCCTGCAGTGTGGAGGTATTCTTGAAGCGTTGGCGGATCGCCGCCCACCTCAGTTATTCGGCGCGTCACGCGCCCTGTCACATCGTCGCTTCAGGAGGAGAGTTTTCATGGTCCGCACCCAACTGCTTACGCTCGTCTTGTCCGCCGGTGCCGCGTTGTCTTTCGCACATGCCGACCTGCACGGTGCCGTGATGACGTTCTCCGTCCCCGACCAAACTTTGGGCAGCAATGGTCCCGACAACGGCACATACACTGAGGCGGGATTCCAGATCCGCGAGCACTCCTTCACCGGTATCAACATCGATCAGGGCCTGCTCCAAGACGGTGGCTGGGGCGGTGACAGTGGCGAGGGTGGCGGGTTCGAGATGACCAGCACGATACCTGGCGAGCTGTTCTCATTGGTGTCATTTGACGGTAAGACGCGCTACGGTAATCCCCCCTCAGTCACGGTGCGTGGCTACGACGCGGCGGACTTTTTGGTCGGATCGGCTGAAGTGTTCACGCTAGCGGGAACGATGGCGACCTACACGCTTCCCGCGTCGTTCACGAGCCTGTCGCGCGTCACGTTCAGCAATCAAAGTGATCCCGAGTTCGACAACATCACGCTGGCCGCCGCCGCCGTCCCTGAGCCGACGACGCTGGGCCTACTGAGCGTCGGGGCGATGGGCCTGCTGGCCCGCCGCCGTTGCGCAGCGGTGTAGCTCGGGGCCTGGTACTTCACGGACCGCTGGAGTTCGCACTACTCAATGAACGACCGGTTCAGCGCACTGTACCGTTGGCAGAGTGCGATCGGCGCTTATGGTTTCGATTGGGACAAGCGCCCGACACGAATCACGCGCGTGCGATCAGGCACGGTGCTGACGTTCGATGGTTCGGTCATCTCCAACAATCCGGGTGCAGACCCGTTCTACTTTTCGACCCACGGCAATCCGAACTGGAACCCACCGCTGGGCCAGTGGGGCAACTTTGCACCCTGGCCGGTCGACCGCGCGAACGGTAAAGGGTCGCGGCGTCACAACGGCACGTTCAGCGTCGGGTTTGTCGACGGGCATGTCGAGCAACAGAAGAAGATCGACGCGAACGAATTCTAAGTGTGCGCGCTCACGTAGAGCATCGTCATCAACAGGCATGAAGACGCCCGGTCAACCTTACGGTTCGCCGGGCGTCTTCATTTGCGCTTCAACACCGTCATCCGAGCGCTGGCGGTGCGCTCTCGGCAGCGCCGATACCCAGTTGGTCTGATTATTGGTGATCTCGACACCGCAGCGGTTGAGGCCAGCCTGAGTTTCGCACTACTCATGGGCCGGCGCAGGGCGGTAAATCCGCAGCGCCGCGATCGGCGGCACTTTATCATCGTTCGCCGCGGCAGCAGTTAGCGTCAGCACGTGCTTGCCGTTTGGCAGCCCCTGCACGAGCGTCGTTATCTGCCCCGCGGCGGCCTCACCATCGCTGAACGGAGCATATTGATCGACGAACATCGGCAGGGCGGACCAGGTGATCGTGAACCCTTCGGGCAAAGGCGCGTTGAAGCCGCGAAAGTAGTCGGCCGGATCGATGCGCACCCGACCGGAATTCGACTTGAAAGGCTTGCCGCTTTCGCCAATGCCGTCGGGCCCCGTGACGGACCCATCGACCCGAAACGACCACGATTTGGAATCGGACTCCACCGTCGTCACCGTGTAGGTCCAACGCTCGGGGATGAGCGGCGTCTCCCGATCGATGCGCTTGATGAACAGCGGTGACCACGGTTGCGGGCTGGGCCGGCTGAAGCGGTAGCATTCGGGGTAGCTTGACGGCTTGCGACCATCGATTAGTACGTCCACTGGCGCACTGCGATGCTCTGTTACCTCAGCCGCCGAGGCGGGCGCAGTGATCACGTCGACGCGGTTCCCTTCGAACTCGAGGACGAGCTTTCCCCGTTCCCATCGTACGTCTTGCCCGATCTCCACGTCGCGCACCGGCTGCTGCTGGTCGGCAGGTGGCGGCAGGTCGGGGCGGTACACCAGGTGACGTGAGATCAATTCGGCCAAAAGATAGTTGCCGTGGGCATTGAGGTGTACGGCGTCCGACAGCAGGGCGGACGGCTGCAGGTCGTTGGCGCGCAGGTAGTCCAGCCAAGCCGTGCGTACGTCGACCAGGCCACACCCATACTTGTTGGCGGTGGCAGGCAGGAAGTGGCCGTTCATCAGCTGGTCCCACCACGCGCCGGTGTCGCTCTGCTGGGTCGCCGTAGGGTCGGGCCACTTGGTGACGTGGTCCGTCTGAATCAGGACCTCGGCCGTCGTGCGTGCGCGCGTTTCGCGGATGATCTGCTCGTACGTGTCCTGGCCGCCGTAGACGTGGAAGATGACCAGGTCTGGATAGAACGGATACAGGTCGTGCTCTGCCGACCGCACCAGGAGCTGCGAAGCGAATCCCCCGATCGCGCGGTTCTCGATCGTGAGGTCGGCGTGCGGGAACCTCGCGCGCAGGTCATCGGCCACCTGTTTCGACCAATCCTGTTCCGTGATCGATTGACCGTAAAACAGGATGCGCACGCGATTGCGGCGCTCCGGCGTGCTAGTGGCCAGCAGCCGCATCGTGCGCTGGATGCCCAATCCCAATACCGACACGTCCGTCGGCGGTGCGGGCGCGGGAAACGCCGCTTGCGTTGTCGCGGCGACGGCCGGGGCCGGCGCTGGGGGCGGTGCGTTATTTCGGTGATCGGTTTGACCATGCGCGACAGCGCAGAGCAATCCGGTGCTCGTTGTCGCGATCGCAAATGCGGAGGTACCTTTCATCGTATTCGCTCGCTCTCGTATAGGTCGGCTGTCGCGGCTCATTCTGCCGCGGCCGCAGGCAGGAATGCCGTCACCCTCGATGCCGGCGGCCCGGGCCCGCTTTACACTGTACGACCTGAAGCACGCAGTCGTTGTCGAAAATTCCAGGCGCAGAACGAGAATCTGACCAGATCGACGAACTAACGGGCTAGCCCCGATAAGCATTTGAGGATCGGACTTTCGCGGCGTGAAAACGGAGGTCGAAGCGATGCGCGAAGCACGGCCCGTAGGGCTCGGCCCGTCTCGCGGCGGGCGACGCTTTACGACTGCGAGGGCGCAACCTAGGATCGGCTCGACGGCGAGGGGACGGGCCGTCGGGAGGTTCATCGAATGGCGGACGGCGATGTGTCGCGGCGGGAGTTGAAACTGGTGTTGATTGGTGCGGGCAGCTTCGTGTTCGGGCCCAGCGCGGTGCACGACGCGATCGAGCGGCACAAACTAAATGACGTGACCCTTGAATTGGTCGATCCGAACGCGGAAGCGGTCGAGGCGATGGCGGCGTTCGCGCGCGGGCTGGCGACCCGGGCTGGCGTGCGGGCGACGGTGCGGACTCACGCGAATCGTGAGGCAGCGCTCGACGGTGCGGACTTCGTCCTGTGCGCGGCGGCGGTGGACATGCGGCGTCGGTTCGCCACGGACGTGGACCTCGTACATCGCATTATCCCGGGACATGTCATCACCGAGTTCGGCGGGGTCGTCGGCGTTCTGAGCACGCTGCGGCAGGTGGCGATGATCCAGTCGATTGCGGTGGACATGCGCCGGCAATGTCCGAACGCCTGGCTGTTGCTGTCGAGCAACCCGCTGCCGCGCACGACGCAGGCGGCGGCGATGAGCGGTGTAAACGCGGTGGGGTTCTGCAACAATTCGGAAAAGGTCTACGGCCTGATCGCCAAGGCGATGCTGAGCATGGACGAGTCGTTCCCGTGGGCCGCGGCGAAGGCGAAGTATGAAGCGACGTGCGGCGGGCCGAACCACCTGACGTGGCTGCTGAAACTGACCGAGCGTGCGACCGGCCGCGACATGACGGGAGAGTTTCGGGAGCGGCTGCTGAGCGATGCTGACATGGGCGCCGAGCCGTGGACGAAGCAGATCCTGGACGACAGTGGCTACCTTTGCACCGCCGGCGACCACCACTTCCAGGACTTCCTGCCACCGACGAAGTTTAGTCACTCGATGCACGAGGTGTGGCACGGCGGTGAGGACGAGCGACGCCGCCGGCTCGACGCCTTACGCATGGCCGAGCACGACCCGGCGGCGGTACCGGCGGCGCTGGGCAACCGGTCATGGGAATACCCGCTCGACCTGGTCGCGGCGCTGGGACGGGGGCGTCCGGCGTCGTTCTTCTCGCTGAACCTCGTGAACGAAGGGCAGATCGCGGAACTGCCGCGCGGCGTGGTCGTCGAAACCCCGGCAACCGCCGACGCGGGCGGCGTGCGTCCGATGCAGGTCGCATTGCCCCAAAGCCTCCGGGCGATCAGCGCGGCTACGGTGGAGTTGTCAGACGCGCTCACGCGTGCAGCATTGAACCAGTCGCGCGAGGGCATCCTGGCGGTCGTCGACCGCGATCCCACGATCCTCGACAAGCCAGCGGGGCGACGAGCGGTGGAAGAGGGTTTGTCGCTCCATCGGGATCTGATTGGCCATTACGACTAGTCACTTGGGGCTCGGCGTACCAGCTAAGCACCGAGGATGTTCTTAGCGTTCTGCACTATCCCCGTCATGCTATTGGAGGCCCGCGTGGCACTTACAATGTCCAAGCGTCCACGAGGACCCGACAACTCCCGGTAATTTTCTCAAACAGACTCTGCCGCCGTTCGTAATACCTCCAGCCCCAAAAACACAGCCGCCTCCAACATCTTTCGAGGAAGGCGGCGGCTGCAATTTCAGGCTAACCCATGGTGGGCTGTGCTGATCCTCGACGTCATTTCCACAGCAGTCGGATCTTTGGAACAGTCCACTGGGTCCAAACACGCCGTGGGGCAACTTCTACGAGAAACAACTGACTACGGGTTGACACAGAACTCCCACAACGTCAGCTCTTTCACGCGCTTGTTCTCGACGTGCCCGTCGAGATACAGCGCGTTTGCACTCTTCTGCTGATTATGGCGGAAATCCACGTTTCCAGCTTGACCCGCCATTTTATTGATCGGTTGGGCCTGATAGTCGATCCAGTTGCGGTCATTGAACAAGCCGCCAGTCATCCACCAGACGCCCGTATTTCCCGCGGCCGTGAGGTTCCACGCGAGCCAAGAAGCGTTGCGACCACCGTCGTCGATCAGGTTGCCATCGAACGCAGCAACCACCTCTTGGGACCGCTTCACAGTCGACAGCTTCCTGACTTTCATCGGCGTCCCCGAAAAAAGATCGGGAGACCAATCAACGAACACTGGAAACAGGCGTAAGTTGAAATTGTAATGGTTCTGGCTCTCCCCGCTTGGCGCATCCACCATTGGCGTATCTTTGTCAGTGAACACGGGAGAGTATTGGTGGTTCCCAGTCCAGGGACGCTTGTTCGTCATGACTTTCGTGAGGTAGCCGGCTGCGTGACCCTCGCCCCAAAAACCAGAATGCGCGGCGTTACCTGGGGGCAGGACGCCTTTGTTCTCATTGACGTACATGAACATCGCCTGCCCGATCTGCCGCAACCGGGACGAACAATCGACCGCGTTCGCCTGAGCGCGTGCTTTGTTCAGCGACGGCAACAGGATGCTGATCAGCAGGGCGATGATGCCGATGACGACGAGTAACTCAACGAGCGTAAACCCTTGGCGCTTCATGTTTCACTCCGTTCGATGTGTGCCCCCACGCGACGGGCGGTATCGGGCCGTGCCGCAGGATGAGCGGTTACTAATGCGAGCCTGGGCGAGCAGGCGAGGACCGCTGAACAGTGGTCTGAACTCGCTTGTCAGTGGCGCGTCGGAGTGCCAATGTGATGGGGCGACCGCAACGGGACCACTAATGTACACGAAATATACCCCACGCTTTTCAGCCGCGGTTGACTGGATTGGTTAGAAGTTTTTCCGAAATTCGACGGAGGGGTAAAATGTGGGTCAGGGTTAGAGATGGGTGGCGCAACGGACCCGTCAAGTCCTGACCTCACCCGTGCGACCACGATGGCTGCCACCAGCCGCAAGTAAGCGGTACGTGGTGGCGATGGCGTGCCTTACGACAACGATCGGGTACCCGCGAGCGCGGCGGTGCTTTACAGCAAGACTTCACCCGTGCGCGCGTCCAGCACGCGCGTGGAAACGCCTTCGCCCATTTCCAGGTTAAACGTTTTCCCGCCGCGCAGCGTGACCTGGCGCGTCCCGCCGTTCGCTGAGACAATGACCAGCAGGCCGCCGCCCGCATACACGACGTCGTCACCGTCGGTATAGCGGTGTGCAGGCGTTTGACGCATTAGCTCCTTGCCCAGGTTCGGGTCATAAGACGGCAATCCAACGTAAACCGCGGTATGAGTTTCAAAGCGTTTGCGCGCGACGGCCGTGAGGGAGGTGCTCTCGTAGTGTGCCCACGCCTCGGCGGCCTCATCAGTGACGGCGAAGAGCGGGGTGACGGTTTCAGCCGAAACGCCCCATTTCAAACCGACGTTCCACGGCGCGTTTGAGACGATCTGTGCTCCACCTTCGATCGCGATTCTGTCCAACTTCAGCTGTGTCGCGTCGCGCATCAGTGAAGTGTCATTGCGCGTGCCATCGGTGTAAGCGGGGGCGTAGTTCCACAGTAGATGCCGTCCGTGTTGGGCCACGTGATCGCGGACAAACCGCCGCTGCTGCTCGGTCATCTTCCACGTGTTCATGAAGGCGACGACCTTGTAGCGGCTTAGGTCCACGCGTTCCAGATCTGCCAGACGTACTTGGTCAAAGACGACACCAGCGCGGTAGAAGCCGAGCGTCATCCAGTTGACGAGCGGAACGCCGATCGGATCGCTCGAGCCGACGCTACCGATATAGTAGTAGCTTTCCGTATCGAACACGCACAGTACGTCGGCATCGGATTCATATGATTGCGCATAGCGCTCTTGCAGCAATGCGCGCACGCGACCGATGTCTTCCTGTATCGCCAGGGTGTCCCACCAGCCACGATTGCCGTGGTCGGTGGCGTTCTTGCCGATTCCCGACGCCATGCCGCTGGGCCCGAAATCGTAGAACCAGAAACCCGTGCCGCGCGTGTGCGGGTAGGTGATGTTGCGCCGGACGTTCATTACCGTTTCGCGCTCGACCTGCTTGTAGTCTTCCAGGAAGCGGGATGGCAGATGCGTCCGTTTATCCATCTCATCGAGCCATAGTTTGCCGTGTAACCGGCACGAATCGATGATCGACCGTGAGCGATACGGCTCACCGTTGCGCTCAACATCGGGATAGTACGCCGCTGGCCCGCTGAGGTAATCAACGTGCGGCGAATCGAGTACGCGTCCGACCTCCAAATGGCCGCCCGCGGCGTCGCGCCCGAAGGTCGAGAAGAAGTAGCCGTAGAATGCGCCCGTCACAATCGGGCGCGGCCAGCTTTCCTTGATGGTGCGTGCGAAGAGAATGATGCAATCGGCGACGCATTCGTGCTGGCAGCGGTAGTAATCCACGACTCGCATTTTCAGTTGAGGGTCGCGGAAGACGCCGTCGCTTGTGTGCTGGCGCGCGGCCTTGTCGGGAACCGTGGCGGATTCCAAAGTGATGTCCGGATCATTCCAAGCTTTTTGCAGAGCGGACGAGTTCGCATACTTGTTCTGGAGCCAGGTGCGAAAATGCCGCTGCATCGGGACGCTCGCATCAGGTTCGTGGCCGATGAAGCCCCAATAGTGCCACTCGCCGTAAACCCCACCCGCCACCTGAACGCCCGCCAGCGCGTTGCCTTCGGGCATCTGGGAAAACTCTTGGCAGAAACGGCGAACGATCGGCTGGCATTCATCGCGCCATTTCTGCGAAGCCAGACTGGTGCGCGACGGGTTAGCGGCGTCCTCTTCGATCAGCCGGTAGAAGCCGCCGTCCAGATCGGGAAGCGAATCGCTATCGAAATAGGTGGTGTTTTCCTCAGGATGCCGCAGCATCCACCATTTCGGCGGGCGAACGTGGAGACGCAGAA
Coding sequences:
- a CDS encoding prepilin-type N-terminal cleavage/methylation domain-containing protein; this encodes MKRQGFTLVELLVVIGIIALLISILLPSLNKARAQANAVDCSSRLRQIGQAMFMYVNENKGVLPPGNAAHSGFWGEGHAAGYLTKVMTNKRPWTGNHQYSPVFTDKDTPMVDAPSGESQNHYNFNLRLFPVFVDWSPDLFSGTPMKVRKLSTVKRSQEVVAAFDGNLIDDGGRNASWLAWNLTAAGNTGVWWMTGGLFNDRNWIDYQAQPINKMAGQAGNVDFRHNQQKSANALYLDGHVENKRVKELTLWEFCVNP
- a CDS encoding substrate-binding domain-containing protein, producing MARSILLMLRLDGAYGRGVLRGATAYAQSATVDWAFRHLAPEDVPLEALRLWKPDAVVTQLADASVFDRLRELAVPVVSASLDYQNVPSVGTPETLVVDLAVEHFASRGLRHVGYAGYGWHNSFSPLMSAAAHAAGMSFHLYDFERYRLGSERFERPADAVALWRWLSDCPKPIGLLAAHDHRAWEVAEVCRSHGIRVPEDVALIGVENDEPLCASAYPALSSVALAADRIGYEAAGLLDRLMQGAKPPRRPIEVPPIGVIARQSTDVLAVDEPAVADAVRFVRTRAGDGLGVGDVLRAVPVSRRWLERRFRTLLGRSILQEIHRARAEQAKRLLATTDLPMPDVAERSGYANPKLFSATFRKHFGMTPTTYRRQSRLRAT
- a CDS encoding PEP-CTERM sorting domain-containing protein, producing the protein MVRTQLLTLVLSAGAALSFAHADLHGAVMTFSVPDQTLGSNGPDNGTYTEAGFQIREHSFTGINIDQGLLQDGGWGGDSGEGGGFEMTSTIPGELFSLVSFDGKTRYGNPPSVTVRGYDAADFLVGSAEVFTLAGTMATYTLPASFTSLSRVTFSNQSDPEFDNITLAAAAVPEPTTLGLLSVGAMGLLARRRCAAV